A window of the Syntrophothermus lipocalidus DSM 12680 genome harbors these coding sequences:
- a CDS encoding helix-turn-helix domain-containing protein: MKVYTVPEVAKLLRVSKDTAYMLVYSGQIKTIKVSPKRGLRIPEEALREFLRQDKGGDR, from the coding sequence ATTAAAGTCTATACCGTACCGGAAGTGGCAAAACTGTTGAGAGTGAGCAAAGACACGGCATATATGCTGGTGTATTCGGGACAGATAAAGACCATCAAGGTTTCTCCTAAGAGAGGGCTGAGGATACCTGAAGAAGCATTGAGAGAGTTTCTTAGGCAGGACAAAGGCGGGGATAGGTAG
- a CDS encoding DUF4160 domain-containing protein — translation MPIICEFWGFKVYMYYQDHLPPHFHVRGRGTHAVISLPDGALLAGDLPSGIASHIAAWVQENAEALMENWRRARCKEPLLKVPSPKRGV, via the coding sequence ATGCCAATTATATGCGAGTTTTGGGGCTTTAAGGTTTATATGTACTACCAAGATCACCTGCCGCCGCACTTCCACGTGCGCGGACGCGGGACGCACGCAGTCATTTCTCTTCCAGATGGTGCTCTCTTAGCAGGAGATCTCCCGTCAGGAATCGCTTCCCACATCGCGGCGTGGGTTCAAGAAAACGCGGAGGCGTTAATGGAAAACTGGCGGCGGGCACGCTGTAAGGAACCTTTGTTAAAGGTTCCTTCGCCAAAGCGAGGTGTATAA
- a CDS encoding JAB domain-containing protein — MTQKQTRRRRKKQETASYYWVTTRLLRESGPWYSPPITGPDAVVSLVNEHLNLENADREHFVVLYLNSGNQVTAAQVVSIGSLSSTVVHPREVFKTAILTSSMSVIAIHNHPSGDPEPSSEDIAVTKQLVEAGKILGIKVLDHIVIGNKRFWSMRGMKQI, encoded by the coding sequence TTGACACAGAAGCAGACTCGTCGTAGAAGGAAAAAGCAAGAAACGGCGAGCTACTACTGGGTCACGACCCGGCTGTTGCGCGAATCCGGCCCCTGGTACTCTCCCCCGATTACAGGGCCCGATGCTGTTGTGTCGCTGGTCAACGAACACCTAAACCTGGAAAACGCCGACAGAGAACACTTCGTGGTGCTGTATTTAAACAGTGGAAACCAGGTCACTGCCGCGCAGGTGGTGTCTATTGGATCCCTGTCCAGTACAGTAGTACACCCAAGAGAAGTGTTCAAGACGGCTATCTTGACCAGCTCTATGTCCGTAATAGCAATCCATAACCATCCTTCAGGAGATCCCGAACCGAGCTCAGAAGATATAGCCGTTACAAAACAGCTTGTCGAAGCTGGGAAAATCCTGGGAATAAAAGTGCTAGACCATATCGTTATCGGGAATAAGCGATTTTGGAGTATGCGAGGCATGAAACAGATATGA
- a CDS encoding dynamin family protein — protein MSANILSETIEYLESIRTYIDSATASGLETLKEKMKKDYFNLAILGQQKRGKSTLVNAILGQPVLPMAVTPATSVITVVEYGAEPTVTIIHENGLRREVTVGELADYITEERNPNNEKQVAIAHITFPSRLLGRGIRLVDTPGVGSIFEHNTQTAYGYLPHIDAALFVFSVDTPVAVEEIRYLRDVREQVPMIYFVLNKADFYADHDVKRLVDFTRVALEKELGQSVDVYPLSALMALEAQVAQDPQKLEESGFAVLEEAVLGYFYTHRDRLLEVALRNKLGNLLLQVSTSLRVERQALELPVEELRAKIASYTEFLGIVDRETRDVAVLLDGEVERILEDLDKKFGKDRSSLEKTLALMLENWYQQNQGLKTRFFIKAIEQEALTNLTSVFERWRQETDKEVAREFEEAQNRFLSRLDDIISRILGKACEVFGIDYTGERFRVDVTGKSEFYYKVGLDPLMLEISPRAFSGLLPRRLLNRIIWQGMAKDIPQDVDRNYGRIRYDFLNRLRQSALALKSLLKEETERAKQAVNASIEQAMEIKGKGEQDAVERKAEIEKHIEKMHACLAELKGAANN, from the coding sequence GTGTCGGCCAACATCTTATCGGAGACAATCGAATACCTCGAAAGCATTCGGACATACATCGACAGTGCTACCGCATCCGGGCTGGAAACTCTAAAAGAGAAAATGAAGAAAGACTACTTCAACCTGGCCATCCTCGGACAACAGAAACGGGGCAAGTCTACTCTCGTCAACGCGATTTTGGGGCAGCCGGTGCTGCCGATGGCAGTGACCCCCGCCACTTCGGTCATAACGGTTGTCGAGTACGGGGCTGAACCGACAGTCACAATTATCCACGAAAACGGCCTGCGCCGGGAAGTGACGGTAGGGGAGCTGGCAGATTACATCACCGAAGAGAGAAATCCCAACAACGAAAAGCAGGTAGCGATAGCCCACATAACCTTTCCCTCACGGCTTCTCGGCCGGGGTATCCGGCTGGTCGATACCCCCGGCGTAGGTTCCATTTTTGAACATAACACCCAGACGGCTTACGGATACCTGCCCCATATCGATGCTGCCTTATTTGTCTTCTCGGTCGATACACCGGTAGCAGTCGAGGAGATCAGGTACCTGCGCGATGTTCGCGAGCAGGTTCCTATGATCTACTTTGTTCTAAACAAGGCTGACTTCTATGCTGACCATGACGTGAAGCGGCTCGTGGATTTTACCCGCGTTGCGTTGGAAAAGGAGCTTGGGCAGTCGGTCGACGTGTATCCTTTATCTGCTCTTATGGCCTTGGAGGCGCAGGTAGCCCAAGACCCGCAGAAACTGGAGGAAAGCGGTTTTGCGGTGCTCGAAGAAGCCGTACTGGGTTACTTTTATACGCACCGGGACCGATTGCTGGAGGTGGCATTGCGGAACAAACTGGGCAATCTCCTGTTGCAGGTGTCGACCTCGCTTCGGGTGGAACGGCAGGCCCTCGAATTGCCGGTAGAAGAACTGCGGGCAAAGATAGCCAGCTATACCGAGTTTTTGGGAATAGTCGACAGGGAAACTCGGGATGTGGCCGTGCTCCTAGACGGCGAGGTGGAGAGAATACTTGAGGATCTGGATAAAAAATTTGGAAAAGACAGGTCGTCGTTAGAAAAGACCTTGGCTTTGATGTTGGAGAACTGGTACCAGCAGAATCAGGGTTTAAAGACCAGGTTTTTTATTAAAGCTATCGAACAAGAAGCCCTGACCAATCTCACCTCGGTTTTTGAAAGATGGAGGCAGGAAACGGATAAAGAGGTGGCGCGGGAATTCGAAGAGGCCCAGAACCGCTTCCTGTCCAGGCTGGACGACATTATATCGCGAATTTTGGGCAAGGCCTGCGAGGTTTTCGGTATCGATTACACGGGGGAGAGGTTCAGAGTAGACGTCACGGGGAAGTCAGAGTTCTACTATAAGGTGGGCCTGGACCCGCTGATGCTTGAGATCTCGCCCAGGGCGTTCTCGGGGTTGCTCCCCCGCCGGCTCCTTAACCGGATAATCTGGCAAGGAATGGCCAAGGACATTCCCCAGGACGTAGACCGGAATTACGGCCGCATCCGGTATGATTTCTTGAACCGCCTGCGACAGTCGGCTTTGGCCTTGAAGTCGCTTCTGAAGGAGGAGACTGAGCGGGCCAAACAGGCGGTAAACGCCAGTATAGAACAGGCCATGGAAATCAAGGGTAAAGGAGAGCAGGATGCCGTGGAACGCAAAGCGGAAATCGAGAAACACATAGAAAAGATGCACGCTTGTCTTGCTGAATTGAAGGGGGCGGCCAACAATTAG
- a CDS encoding transposase: MRYTVWRAKGVPTTVHYCKAKRPAIKRYTDEELLFRAESHLKTERARTSLRQRTYWPETVFAEMKGPRGLRRATLRGTTKVHTQVLLALAVHNIRQLVKGTGRKRKNLRRFTV, from the coding sequence ATAAGGTACACCGTCTGGCGTGCAAAGGGTGTCCCCACCACGGTACACTATTGTAAGGCTAAACGACCCGCGATAAAGAGGTACACGGACGAAGAACTTCTTTTCCGGGCAGAGAGCCACTTAAAGACGGAACGTGCAAGAACAAGCCTCAGGCAGCGCACATACTGGCCCGAGACCGTGTTCGCGGAGATGAAGGGTCCGCGAGGACTGCGCCGTGCAACCCTACGTGGTACGACGAAGGTACACACTCAGGTCCTGTTAGCCTTAGCGGTGCACAACATCAGGCAACTGGTCAAGGGAACAGGAAGAAAGAGAAAAAACTTGCGCAGGTTCACAGTTTAG
- a CDS encoding DNA adenine methylase: MLRAFYYPGAKGTILADVLQVLESIPHQHYCEPFGGSAIVLLNKRPAEIETLNDLDGEIVNFFRVLRDKPEELIRAVDLTPYSRQEYLLAIQQNEEISDLERARRFFVRACQSYGGTGAQKPTRGRWAYSVTGHWTDTGAAKYRRVAENLYAVAKRLQRVQIECDDAFNVIRRYDSPETLFYVDPPYPLESRVDHSIYALELADESHDELAEVPAGIKGKAVLSTYDCPLARRLYPEGKWKWHGFPARANISRDRPARTEILIANYCFPRNLF; the protein is encoded by the coding sequence ATGCTCAGAGCATTTTACTATCCCGGTGCAAAAGGAACTATTCTCGCCGACGTGCTCCAAGTCTTAGAAAGCATTCCGCATCAGCACTACTGCGAACCCTTCGGCGGCTCGGCAATAGTGCTGCTCAACAAGCGTCCGGCGGAAATCGAAACCCTGAACGACCTTGACGGCGAGATAGTGAACTTCTTCAGGGTGCTCAGGGATAAACCGGAGGAGTTGATTCGGGCGGTAGACCTGACTCCGTATTCGCGGCAGGAATACCTATTAGCTATTCAGCAGAATGAAGAAATCTCGGACCTGGAGAGAGCCCGACGGTTCTTCGTGAGGGCCTGTCAAAGTTACGGAGGAACAGGAGCACAGAAACCCACGCGAGGCAGATGGGCGTACTCAGTGACAGGACACTGGACCGACACGGGAGCGGCAAAGTATCGACGGGTAGCAGAAAACCTGTACGCCGTTGCCAAGCGACTTCAGCGAGTACAAATCGAGTGCGATGACGCCTTTAATGTAATTAGGCGTTATGACTCTCCCGAAACCCTCTTTTACGTCGACCCTCCCTATCCGTTAGAAAGCAGGGTAGACCATAGCATCTACGCACTGGAGCTTGCCGATGAAAGCCACGATGAGCTTGCCGAGGTGCCGGCAGGGATAAAGGGAAAGGCAGTGCTCAGTACCTACGACTGCCCGCTGGCGAGAAGGTTGTACCCGGAAGGGAAATGGAAGTGGCACGGTTTTCCGGCCCGCGCAAATATCTCACGAGATCGACCCGCGCGAACAGAGATACTTATCGCGAATTACTGCTTCCCCAGGAACTTGTTTTAG
- a CDS encoding PIN domain-containing protein, with translation MDANVILSALIGGKAIRVFIEAKELKFVTTDRAVGEVREYIPVLAKRKSLSRNVMEAVFSLLELEVVEKEAYLQHVPTALELIGRRDPDDADLVALALALNCPVWTNDNDLVELKEIKTLTTAEILCLVDSWENG, from the coding sequence GTGGACGCTAACGTAATCCTTTCGGCGCTGATAGGCGGAAAGGCGATCAGGGTATTCATTGAGGCTAAAGAGTTAAAATTCGTCACGACTGACAGAGCGGTTGGCGAAGTAAGAGAATATATCCCGGTCCTGGCTAAAAGGAAGAGTTTGAGCAGAAACGTCATGGAAGCGGTGTTTTCTCTGTTGGAGCTGGAAGTTGTGGAGAAAGAGGCTTATCTGCAGCACGTCCCGACGGCCTTGGAACTGATCGGAAGGCGAGATCCTGATGATGCGGACCTTGTAGCCTTGGCCCTCGCTCTGAACTGCCCGGTGTGGACGAACGATAATGACTTGGTCGAGTTAAAGGAAATAAAAACCTTAACCACAGCGGAAATCTTGTGTTTGGTCGATAGTTGGGAAAATGGTTGA
- a CDS encoding tyrosine-type recombinase/integrase codes for MLEKRGKGWLVRIYLGRGEDGKKKYFTQMIYAPTEYMARQMEADIRRKLVKPAGYRVAVHSLGEWFDVWLSEIKDTVSYRTWKEYESHVRKLKPLVGDLLLYSVQAEALSKRLAGQFTHLRPKTRKNLYATLKTAVREAVERKLAPSDALVGFKLPRVPHEIRRTLGRDELKRLIEAAKEYRHGLIIRLLCVTGARLGEILGLTWDCVDVERRTITIEKSVDTKHRVLKGDVKTPQARRTVELDDETTALLKAVMPSGKVVPIHWQKEKSLVFQADDGRPVKYEAVRKTLRKALEKAGLPIIRIHDIRHSVVTLLLSEGVPPILVANLVGHNVGTTVNCYAQQVRHGKGLHL; via the coding sequence ATGCTTGAGAAACGAGGCAAGGGATGGCTCGTAAGAATCTATTTGGGAAGGGGTGAGGACGGTAAAAAGAAGTACTTCACACAGATGATATACGCTCCAACAGAATACATGGCCCGGCAGATGGAAGCCGATATAAGGCGAAAGTTAGTGAAGCCTGCCGGATACCGTGTGGCAGTGCACTCTTTGGGTGAATGGTTCGATGTGTGGCTGTCAGAGATCAAAGACACGGTTTCCTACCGTACGTGGAAAGAGTACGAATCCCATGTGCGGAAGCTAAAACCGCTTGTCGGGGACCTGCTGTTGTATTCTGTCCAAGCCGAGGCCCTCTCCAAGCGGCTGGCAGGACAGTTTACCCATCTCAGGCCCAAGACGAGGAAAAACCTTTACGCCACGCTTAAAACGGCTGTAAGAGAAGCCGTGGAGAGGAAACTTGCTCCGAGCGACGCTTTGGTGGGCTTTAAACTGCCTAGAGTGCCGCACGAGATAAGGCGAACCCTAGGCCGAGACGAACTCAAAAGGCTTATCGAAGCCGCTAAGGAGTACAGGCACGGACTCATCATAAGACTGTTGTGCGTAACCGGAGCAAGGTTAGGGGAGATACTCGGTCTCACGTGGGACTGTGTCGATGTTGAGCGAAGAACCATTACCATCGAAAAAAGCGTAGATACCAAACATAGAGTGCTTAAAGGGGACGTCAAGACTCCCCAGGCCAGACGCACTGTGGAGCTGGACGACGAAACCACGGCTCTACTCAAGGCTGTTATGCCGTCCGGCAAGGTAGTGCCGATACACTGGCAAAAAGAAAAAAGCCTGGTATTCCAGGCCGACGACGGTAGGCCGGTGAAATACGAGGCAGTAAGGAAGACACTGCGCAAGGCACTCGAAAAAGCAGGGCTGCCGATCATTCGAATTCACGATATTCGACATTCGGTTGTAACCCTCCTGCTTTCTGAGGGAGTACCCCCAATTCTTGTGGCTAACTTGGTCGGACACAACGTAGGCACGACGGTTAACTGCTATGCACAACAGGTCAGGCACGGCAAGGGTTTGCACCTCTAA
- a CDS encoding ArdC family protein, with translation MASVYEIVTDKIIQELEKGVIPWKQPWAGKPFPVNWETQRPYRGVNLLLLPPGGEYATFKKITEAGGRVKKGARSYTVVFWKLLDVEEEGTDGETETKTVPYLRYYRVFEVNTQVEGLRSKQGIGQYNHETKPTAEDIVARMPNSPEIEHFPGSAGYSLKRDAIRIPRLSDFETVEEYYQTLFHELVHSTAHPGRLNRKVGPKGSREYAKEELVAEIGASFLMAEAGLEIPLTNTAGYIDYWLGVLRRDKRLIVEAAGAAQRAVDYILNRQDEILPAKHIA, from the coding sequence ATGGCGAGCGTATACGAGATCGTTACGGACAAAATCATCCAAGAGCTTGAGAAAGGGGTAATTCCTTGGAAACAGCCGTGGGCAGGCAAGCCCTTCCCGGTAAATTGGGAAACACAGCGTCCGTACCGGGGAGTCAACCTTCTGCTCCTTCCTCCTGGAGGGGAATACGCGACATTTAAGAAGATCACAGAAGCAGGGGGCAGGGTTAAAAAAGGGGCAAGGTCCTACACAGTGGTTTTCTGGAAGCTCTTGGACGTAGAAGAAGAAGGAACAGACGGCGAAACCGAAACGAAGACAGTCCCCTACCTGCGGTACTACCGTGTGTTCGAGGTAAATACCCAGGTGGAGGGGCTGCGGAGTAAGCAGGGGATAGGTCAATACAACCACGAGACAAAACCTACCGCCGAAGACATTGTGGCAAGAATGCCCAACAGCCCCGAAATAGAGCATTTTCCCGGAAGCGCAGGGTACTCCCTGAAGCGGGACGCTATCAGAATCCCGCGCTTGTCCGATTTTGAGACCGTAGAAGAGTATTACCAAACGCTCTTCCATGAACTGGTCCACAGCACGGCGCATCCTGGCAGGCTGAATCGGAAGGTGGGTCCCAAAGGCTCCAGGGAGTATGCCAAAGAGGAGCTCGTGGCCGAGATCGGGGCCAGCTTCCTGATGGCCGAAGCGGGGTTGGAAATACCCCTAACTAACACGGCAGGATATATAGACTACTGGTTGGGGGTGCTTCGGCGGGACAAGAGACTAATCGTGGAAGCCGCAGGAGCCGCTCAAAGGGCGGTTGATTATATCCTGAACAGGCAGGACGAAATACTACCGGCAAAACATATCGCCTAA
- a CDS encoding transposase: MGRTSKRWTSRTDPDASLVTRKGWLKPILAHKVHIAVDGGKARIVTAVETTPGGVAESQVLATLLSKHIFVTHCRPEEAVADRAYGTKNLRRERIKAGFRYDSERDIYICPQGKTLYQTKEQADGSVVYKVHRLACKGCPHHGTLL, translated from the coding sequence TTGGGGCGGACCAGCAAGAGATGGACGAGCCGCACCGACCCCGACGCATCGCTGGTTACCAGAAAGGGCTGGTTGAAGCCGATTCTGGCTCACAAGGTGCATATAGCTGTGGACGGAGGAAAAGCCCGAATTGTCACCGCCGTGGAAACGACGCCCGGAGGAGTAGCAGAGAGTCAGGTTCTGGCCACTCTTTTGAGCAAACACATCTTTGTCACCCATTGCAGGCCGGAAGAAGCAGTAGCCGACAGGGCTTACGGGACAAAAAATCTCAGGCGAGAAAGGATTAAAGCCGGTTTCAGATATGACAGTGAACGCGATATCTATATCTGTCCCCAAGGGAAAACGCTTTACCAGACAAAGGAACAAGCTGACGGCTCGGTAGTGTATAAGGTACACCGTCTGGCGTGCAAAGGGTGTCCCCACCACGGTACACTATTGTAA
- a CDS encoding DUF2442 domain-containing protein, translating to MQFSEGIESVLHEVRSVYPVAPYYLILEFESGEYRVVNFEPFLEGPMFEPLKDPAFFRQVKADPEAGTVVWPNGADMCPDVLYAKSVPLKLPEELGA from the coding sequence ATGCAGTTTAGCGAGGGTATTGAGAGCGTCCTTCATGAGGTTCGAAGCGTGTACCCGGTTGCTCCCTATTACCTGATACTGGAATTCGAGAGCGGAGAGTACCGGGTGGTCAACTTTGAGCCTTTTCTTGAGGGGCCGATGTTCGAACCCTTGAAAGATCCTGCTTTCTTCCGTCAGGTGAAAGCTGACCCGGAGGCGGGGACTGTAGTCTGGCCTAACGGGGCGGATATGTGTCCGGACGTGTTGTACGCCAAGAGCGTGCCGTTGAAGCTGCCGGAAGAGCTGGGAGCATAA